AGGCTGGGGCGGTGCTTCGTACGTCTCGTACGCGGGCCGGTACGTGTCGTCGTACGTCCCGGGCGCCGCGTACACGCCGTACGCGATCGTCTCGGCGTTGTGCAGGTCGACGTACGACCCGCCGCCGCCGTACGGCTCGTACTCGGAGTACTGCGAGTTGCTCACGCCGACACTCCAGGGGAGGGGTCCGGATCGGGCCCCCAGAACCTAGCGGAGCGACGGTCACTCTCCAAAGTGGCGCGGCTACCGAGAGTTGTGTTCGACGGGTGTCGGGCGCGCTCAGTAGGCGAACGCGCGTGCGGTGTTGGCGGCGAGCGCGGTGGCCAGGGTGTCCTCGTCGATGTCCCGCACGGCGGCCATGGCACGCACCGTGACCGGGATCAGATACGGGGCGTTGGGCCGTCCGCGGTAGGGCGCCGGGGTCAGGAAGGGGGCATCGGTCTCCACCAGGAGCAGCTCCAGCGGGGCCACGGCGACGGCGTCCCGGAGGTTCTGGGCGTTCTTGAAGGTGACGTTGCCGGCGAAGGACATGAAGTATCCGGCGCGGGCGCAGATCTCGGCCATCTCGGCGTCGCCGGAGTAGCAGTGGAAGACGGTGCGCTCGGGGGCGCCCTCCTCCTTCAGGACGCGCAGGACGTCGGCGTGGGCGTCGCGGTCGTGGATGACCAGCGCCTTGCCGTGCCGCTTGGCCATCTCGATGTGGGCGCGGAAGGAGTTCTCCTGTGCTTCCTTGCCCTCGGGGCCGGTGCGGAAGTAGTCGAGTCCCGTCTCGCCGACGCCCTTGACGTGCGCAAGCGCGGCCAGGCGGTCGATCTCGGCGAGCGCCTCGTCGAGCGCCTGCGCGCCGCCCGGGGTCCGCGCGCCCTGGCGGGACCAGCCGTCGGGGTCGCCGTGCACGATGCGCGGCGCCTCGTTCGGGTGCAGGGCGACCGTCGCGTGGACACCGGCGTGGGCCGCCGCCGTCTCGGCCGCCCACCGGGAGCCCCGTACGTCGCAGCCGACCTGGACGACCGTCGTCACACCGACCGACGCGGCTTTCGCGAGGGCCTCCTCCACCGTGCCCGACTGCATGTCGAGGTGGGTGTGGGAGTCGGCGACCGGCACCCCGAGGGGGGCCGGAAGCGGCGGCGCGGCGCTCTTGTCGGCGTTCTTGTCGGCGTTCGAAGGCATGCCCCGATCCTACGGAAGGGGCACGCCCTCCTCGGCCGGCGGCGATCGGCCCGGCTAGCTCGCCTTGCGGAACGGGTGCAGAAGGTCGGACAGATGCCAGTGGTGCTGCGGCGGCACCTTGGACTGCGCGTCGGACTGGGCGTCGGACTGCGCGTCGAGCTGCTCCTCGGCCGCCGAGACCGGCGCCTGGACCGGTCCGGCCGGGGTCGCCTTGTGCTGACGGGCCGCGCTGAGCACCGACGAGACCTGCCCCGCCCGCATGATGCGCACGACGTGCC
The sequence above is a segment of the Streptomyces asoensis genome. Coding sequences within it:
- a CDS encoding TatD family hydrolase; the encoded protein is MPSNADKNADKSAAPPLPAPLGVPVADSHTHLDMQSGTVEEALAKAASVGVTTVVQVGCDVRGSRWAAETAAAHAGVHATVALHPNEAPRIVHGDPDGWSRQGARTPGGAQALDEALAEIDRLAALAHVKGVGETGLDYFRTGPEGKEAQENSFRAHIEMAKRHGKALVIHDRDAHADVLRVLKEEGAPERTVFHCYSGDAEMAEICARAGYFMSFAGNVTFKNAQNLRDAVAVAPLELLLVETDAPFLTPAPYRGRPNAPYLIPVTVRAMAAVRDIDEDTLATALAANTARAFAY